AGATACCCGACATGTTCACCACCATTGGCGTTTTCAATACCGTTTGAAAAATCGGGGTATTTAAACACTTCCGAAATAAATTCCTGTGCTTGCGGTGGGCGTTGCGGATTTTCGTTATGAAAAGCATCGTACAAATAACCAAGGGCATTAGCAGCCGGAATTAACTCGACATCTGGCGCTAGTTCGGCGCGAATATCGGCAGGTGCTAAATAGAAAAACTCAGCTGGATTATTGTTAGCTGGCGAATCGCCATTGACGACATCAATTACACGTTGCCAATTGGCAAAACTCGAATCGATTTGCGCGCGCCAACTGGTTAAATCCAAAGATTCAACGGTAGGCCAAGTTTGAAATAGATAAGTTTGGCTACTTGGGTTGGCAATATTGGCTTCATTGGCAAATCTTGCTACATATTGTGGCGTATGCCCCCAAACATGGGCTATGGCGTTAGGTGCTTCGGCCAGTATTACTTTGTCGAAATTACCACTGGGTAACCCTTGGCTATCGTTATGGGCTAAGCCATTATGTGAAGCATATATTGGCCCAGATTTAGCTCTAAAACCTTCTGCTTCTGGGTTTATTTCATCACCCCATAAGTGGAATAAGAATCCGCCTATGTGGTAATCATACTGGTGATCAGTGCCAAATCCCGAACCTATATTTTGCAAGGTGGATAATGACGACCAATTGAGTTTGCCATAGCTAGCCACATAAAGATTACTAGTGGCTGGTGGACTGCGAAATGATGTGCTTTGAACGTCTATTAGACTATTTTCAGACTGACTGTTTCCAGATAGATTATCGCCCGGTGCGGCTAATACCACTCCTGACATGCTCGCTAACAACAGAATAGATAATGACCTATTCATAGCTATCTCCCTATTTTTATTTTGTTGGTTATGTATGCTAGAACATCAAGTATTGCTAAATAGCTATTTGCAATTAATGAAGTGCTCCAGATAAGCGTACCGGAGTTCAAACAAATTAATTTCAAAAAATAGAAAGGATTAGATTGAATTGGTTAAAAGTGCGATGGGTGTCTAATTTTTTGCATCTAATTTTTTGCAGAAAGTATGTAGGTTGCCATGAGCGCAGCGGATCGCAACACGAACATGTGACTGTGTTAAGCCCATCAAACAGAGAATATGAAAAACTTGGGTAATTAAGTAGGGAATGCCATTGGTGTCTGCAACCACAATCGGTGCGGTTCGTTGAACTCACGGCACCCTGCTGTAACCTGCGCAGTTTTTATCATTTAGGATATTTTCCTTTGCTGCTTAAGCCACTGCTTTGGTGGCAAACCATACTTTTCTTTAAAGCAGCGTGAGAAATATTGGCTATTGGAAAAACCTAATTCAAACGCTAAATCGGTTATGGATGTATAGGTTTCATTTAATAATAAGCGGCTGGCGTGTTGCAGGCGACAATGAGCTAAAAATAGGATTGGACTGGTATTAGTGAGTTGCTGACAATAATTGCTAAATGCCGAGCGCGCCATGCCGCAGTGGCGAGCCATATCATCTAATGTCCATTCATAGCCTGCGAGTCGATAGTTCGATTCAAGCTCTTGTAAAAAGACTTCTACCGCTCTTGCCTTTGTGGTTAAGTGCTCTTGCGAAACGATATTTTGTGTGCGTAATAACTCAAGCAAAGCTAGCAATAGATGATTGAGATGAATTTTTAAATGTGAAATGTAGGGTTCAATCGGTTCGGCAGTCACATAGCTTTGAATGCGCTTAAATATATTGAGTATTTCGTTATTGGCTTGCCACGCCGGATGTTCATTACCGCGTAGTAATTGTTCTAATTCTCGCTTGTCGTCTTCGGTTAAAATGCACCACTCTGGCCAGTGCCACGCTTGATTGGGGCGGCGCACACCGACATCTAAAATTATCCAATGCAATCGCCCTGGGCCAATATTGGGGCTACCGACTTGATGCAGTTGCCAAGGGCGAGTAATAGTTAAGGTTTTGGCAGGCGTGTTATAGTTTTTACCATCCACAGTCAGTGTATTAGTGCCATTTTCCTGAAAGCATATTTCTATCCCTTCGTTACGATGTGGCTCAATTCCCCAGTCTTGCTCGCCAACCACATGCATAAAACCCATACTACTGATCCCTGCTAATTGTTCGGCCGCTAACGCTTTACCAGGGTAATTACCGTGAGTTAGCGCGTGCATTT
This genomic window from Saccharobesus litoralis contains:
- a CDS encoding AraC family transcriptional regulator; protein product: MNKPIYTLDKLRFEIDNCLPQVSAVQNNKIEMHALTHGNYPGKALAAEQLAGISSMGFMHVVGEQDWGIEPHRNEGIEICFQENGTNTLTVDGKNYNTPAKTLTITRPWQLHQVGSPNIGPGRLHWIILDVGVRRPNQAWHWPEWCILTEDDKRELEQLLRGNEHPAWQANNEILNIFKRIQSYVTAEPIEPYISHLKIHLNHLLLALLELLRTQNIVSQEHLTTKARAVEVFLQELESNYRLAGYEWTLDDMARHCGMARSAFSNYCQQLTNTSPILFLAHCRLQHASRLLLNETYTSITDLAFELGFSNSQYFSRCFKEKYGLPPKQWLKQQRKIS